In a single window of the Burkholderia pyrrocinia genome:
- the deoA gene encoding thymidine phosphorylase codes for MFLPQEFIRQKRNRQPLDRDGITAFVRGVTDGSVTEGQVAAFAMAVYFNDLSVDERVALTIAQRDSGDVLDWRALDLDGPVIDKHSTGGVGDVVSLMLGPMVAACGGYVPMISGRGLGHTGGTLDKLSAIPGYDVTPDTDAFRRTVRDVGVAIIGQTARLAPADKRIYAIRDVTATVESVAMITASILSKKLAAGLDGLVMDVKVGSGAFMPTVEQSAELARSIVDVGNGAGMKTTAILTDMNQSLAPCAGNALEVACAIDYLTGKSRPARLHEVTMALAAQLLVTGGLAGDDAQARAMLQRTLDSGAAAERFARMVVALGGPADLIAAPGRHLARAAAIVPVPARASGVVQRVDCRALGLAVVALGGGRTRAADAIDTRVGLSALAEIGQRVEAGQPLGCVHARDAASAARAVDAVQRSYMLGETGDAPPTIHQQIG; via the coding sequence ATGTTTCTACCGCAGGAATTCATCCGCCAGAAGCGCAACCGGCAGCCGCTCGATCGCGACGGGATAACCGCGTTCGTGCGCGGCGTGACCGACGGCAGCGTGACCGAGGGCCAGGTGGCGGCGTTCGCGATGGCCGTGTACTTCAACGACCTGAGCGTCGACGAGCGAGTCGCGCTGACGATCGCGCAGCGCGACTCGGGCGACGTGCTCGACTGGCGCGCGCTCGATCTCGACGGGCCGGTGATCGACAAGCATTCGACCGGTGGCGTCGGCGATGTCGTGTCGCTGATGCTCGGGCCGATGGTGGCCGCGTGCGGCGGATACGTGCCGATGATCTCGGGGCGCGGGCTCGGCCATACCGGCGGCACGCTCGACAAGCTCAGCGCGATTCCCGGTTACGACGTGACGCCCGATACGGATGCGTTTCGCCGCACGGTGCGCGACGTCGGCGTCGCGATCATCGGGCAGACCGCGCGGCTGGCACCGGCCGACAAGCGCATCTATGCGATTCGCGACGTGACGGCGACCGTCGAGTCGGTCGCGATGATCACCGCGTCGATCCTGTCGAAGAAGCTCGCGGCAGGACTCGACGGGCTCGTGATGGACGTCAAGGTCGGCTCCGGAGCGTTCATGCCGACCGTCGAGCAATCGGCGGAACTGGCCCGCAGCATCGTCGACGTCGGCAACGGCGCCGGCATGAAGACGACCGCGATCCTCACCGACATGAACCAGTCGCTCGCACCGTGTGCGGGCAATGCGCTCGAAGTGGCATGCGCGATCGACTACCTGACGGGCAAGTCACGTCCGGCCCGGCTGCATGAAGTCACGATGGCGCTTGCAGCGCAGTTGCTCGTCACCGGCGGGCTGGCAGGCGATGACGCACAGGCACGCGCGATGCTGCAACGGACGCTCGACTCGGGCGCGGCGGCGGAACGCTTCGCGAGAATGGTCGTGGCGCTCGGCGGCCCCGCGGACCTGATCGCTGCGCCCGGGCGTCATCTCGCGCGGGCGGCGGCGATCGTGCCGGTTCCGGCGCGCGCGAGCGGCGTCGTGCAGCGGGTCGATTGCCGCGCGCTCGGGCTGGCGGTCGTCGCGCTCGGCGGTGGCCGCACGCGAGCGGCGGATGCGATCGACACCCGTGTCGGCCTGTCCGCGCTTGCGGAGATCGGGCAGCGTGTCGAGGCCGGCCAACCGCTCGGTTGCGTGCACGCCCGCGACGCCGCCTCGGCGGCGCGCGCGGTGGACGCGGTCCAGCGCAGCTACATGCTGGGCGAGACGGGCGATGCGCCGCCGACCATTCACCAGCAGATCGGTTGA
- a CDS encoding cytidine deaminase: MERDELLEQAKAARERAYAPYSRFKVGAALQARDGTIFHGCNVENASYGLCNCAERTAMFSAIAAGYRPGDFARLAVVGDTDGPIAPCGACRQVIIEIGMPDIEVILGNLKGDVEATTAHALLPGAFRL, from the coding sequence ATGGAACGAGACGAATTGCTCGAACAGGCAAAGGCGGCGCGCGAACGCGCGTATGCGCCGTATTCGCGCTTCAAGGTCGGCGCGGCGCTGCAGGCGCGCGACGGCACGATTTTTCACGGCTGCAATGTCGAGAACGCGTCCTACGGATTGTGCAATTGCGCGGAGCGCACGGCGATGTTTTCGGCCATCGCCGCCGGCTATCGTCCGGGGGACTTCGCGCGGCTCGCGGTCGTCGGCGACACGGACGGCCCGATCGCGCCGTGCGGCGCGTGCCGTCAGGTGATCATCGAGATCGGCATGCCCGACATCGAAGTGATCCTGGGCAACCTGAAAGGCGATGTCGAGGCCACGACGGCACACGCGTTGCTGCCGGGCGCGTTCCGGTTGTAG
- a CDS encoding aromatic ring-hydroxylating oxygenase subunit alpha, whose product MLAVPLPDSSTLEEPSSGTGVRDLRRVPIHPDHWYPLAWSRELKRGKTLGVRFAGDPIVLVRTESGAVYALEDRCAHRQVPLHAGVVSGETLRCCYHGWTYACDSGRCVDVPYLGRERLPNGVRAYPCREAHGLIFVFPGDATLADTRPFPALESADNPAYKTRRFGREVKCHYSFMHENLMDMNHQFLHRKQMGQMRARSLGRRRGDDWVEVDYTFARMEGKQPVGEALVFGASKKASDQSDKSVMTVRTGYPYQTLRIRSSEGTLVMDLWIVYVPLDAEQRTNRTFGLLSIHKPGIPFALDLAWPLLVWFTERIFREDRWIVEREQEAHDRQGADWNHEVFPVINELRDLLRQCGARTVIPIREARDGA is encoded by the coding sequence ATGCTCGCAGTGCCTTTGCCTGACAGCAGCACCCTCGAAGAACCCTCTTCCGGCACGGGCGTGCGCGACCTGCGCCGCGTGCCCATTCACCCCGATCACTGGTACCCGCTCGCGTGGTCGCGCGAGCTCAAGCGCGGCAAGACGCTCGGCGTGCGCTTCGCCGGCGATCCGATCGTGCTCGTACGCACCGAATCGGGCGCCGTGTACGCGCTCGAAGATCGTTGCGCGCACCGCCAGGTGCCGCTGCACGCGGGCGTCGTGAGCGGCGAGACGCTGCGCTGCTGCTATCACGGCTGGACCTACGCGTGCGACAGCGGCCGCTGCGTCGACGTGCCCTACCTCGGCCGCGAGCGTTTGCCGAACGGCGTGCGCGCGTATCCGTGCCGCGAAGCGCACGGGCTGATCTTCGTGTTCCCCGGCGACGCGACGCTCGCCGACACGCGGCCATTCCCCGCGCTCGAATCAGCGGACAACCCCGCGTACAAGACCCGCCGCTTCGGCCGCGAGGTCAAGTGCCACTACTCGTTCATGCACGAGAACCTGATGGACATGAACCATCAGTTCCTGCACCGCAAGCAGATGGGACAGATGCGCGCGCGCTCGTTGGGCCGGCGCCGCGGCGACGACTGGGTCGAGGTCGACTACACGTTCGCGCGGATGGAGGGCAAGCAGCCGGTCGGCGAGGCGCTCGTGTTCGGCGCGAGCAAGAAGGCGTCCGACCAGTCCGACAAGAGCGTGATGACGGTGCGCACCGGCTATCCGTACCAGACGCTGCGGATCCGTTCGAGCGAAGGCACGCTCGTGATGGACCTGTGGATCGTCTACGTGCCGCTCGACGCCGAGCAGCGCACCAACCGCACGTTCGGACTGCTGTCGATCCACAAGCCCGGCATACCGTTCGCGCTCGACCTCGCGTGGCCGCTGCTCGTATGGTTCACCGAACGCATCTTCCGCGAGGATCGCTGGATCGTCGAGCGCGAGCAGGAAGCGCACGATCGCCAGGGCGCCGACTGGAACCACGAGGTGTTTCCGGTCATCAACGAGCTGCGCGACCTGCTGCGCCAGTGCGGCGCGCGCACCGTGATCCCGATCCGCGAAGCGCGCGACGGCGCGTGA
- the msrA gene encoding peptide-methionine (S)-S-oxide reductase MsrA produces the protein MNPTPTRDSTPRRRAAMLRRIGAIAVAATAVFGFQRIVNSAEPMRTVPAPTLDETPGASHDETAVLAGGCFWGVQGVFEHVKGVKQVTAGYAGGASETAHYALVGSGLTGHAESVRIVYDPTQITYGRLLQVFFSVAHDPTELNRQGPDEGSQYRSAIFPTNAQQRAVATAYIAQLGSAHVFPAPVVTRVEAYKGFYPAEAYHQNYLELHPDAPYIAFNDLPKVAGLKQRFPALYRTDAVLWRDAGS, from the coding sequence ATGAACCCGACACCCACCCGCGATTCCACGCCGCGACGGCGCGCAGCGATGCTGCGCCGCATCGGCGCCATCGCCGTCGCGGCCACCGCCGTGTTCGGCTTCCAGCGCATCGTCAATTCCGCCGAGCCGATGCGCACCGTACCCGCACCGACGCTCGACGAAACGCCCGGCGCGTCGCACGACGAGACGGCCGTGCTCGCCGGCGGCTGCTTCTGGGGCGTGCAGGGCGTGTTCGAGCACGTGAAGGGCGTGAAGCAGGTCACGGCAGGTTATGCGGGCGGCGCGTCCGAAACCGCGCACTACGCGCTCGTCGGCTCGGGGCTGACGGGGCACGCGGAATCGGTTCGCATCGTCTACGACCCGACGCAGATCACGTACGGCCGGCTGCTGCAGGTGTTCTTCTCGGTCGCGCACGACCCGACCGAGCTCAACCGGCAGGGCCCCGACGAAGGATCGCAGTACCGGTCCGCGATCTTCCCGACCAACGCGCAGCAACGCGCGGTCGCGACCGCGTACATCGCGCAGCTCGGCAGTGCGCACGTGTTTCCGGCGCCCGTCGTCACGCGCGTCGAGGCATACAAGGGGTTTTATCCGGCCGAGGCGTATCACCAGAACTACCTCGAACTGCATCCCGACGCGCCGTATATCGCGTTCAACGACCTGCCGAAGGTCGCCGGGCTGAAGCAGCGCTTCCCGGCGCTGTACCGCACGGACGCGGTGCTGTGGCGCGATGCCGGCTCGTGA
- a CDS encoding cytochrome c biogenesis protein DipZ, which translates to MLLIVLAYLGGVLTILSPCILPVLPFVFARADQPFVRTGLPLLAGMALTFAVVATLAAVGGGWVAQANQVGRWIAIVLLAVFGLTLLMPRFAEHLTRPLVAAGNRLTGLAQRDGRPAGPASSLLLGVATGLLWAPCAGPILGLVLTGAALRGANVGTTLLLVAYAAGAATSLAVALVIGGKVFAAMKRSLGAGEWIRRGIGATLLAGVGAIALGLDTGALAQLSTVATGGLETKLIDRLGGRSNGAPATTAATGNAAGDTTGNASGGAMLAATADGAQAGGAMMRAADVKPSALPVEGTLPSLDGAVQWLNSPPLTAAGLRGKVVLVDFWTYSCINCLRTLPYTNAWARKYAPYGLVVIGVHAPEFAFERDIGNVKKAVHDLGIDYPVAIDNGYSIWRAFGNEYWPAHYFIDAQGRIRHHHFGEGEYAQSERAIQSLLAEAGHPEALNVPLGLAGAPAKGALAAADTAEVRSPETYVGYARAEDFSSPGGVVRDAAHRYDAPARPDLNDWGLAGTWQVGAERASLAAPSGRIVYRFHARDLHLVLGPGANGQPVRFRVTLDGAAPGAAHGADVDAQGYGTVTGQRLYQLVRQSGAIADRTFAIEFLDPGVDAYAFTFG; encoded by the coding sequence ATGCTGCTCATCGTCCTTGCCTATCTCGGCGGCGTGCTCACGATCCTGAGCCCGTGCATCCTGCCCGTGCTGCCGTTCGTGTTCGCACGCGCCGACCAGCCGTTCGTGCGCACCGGCCTGCCTCTGCTGGCCGGCATGGCGCTCACGTTCGCCGTCGTCGCGACGCTCGCCGCCGTCGGCGGCGGCTGGGTCGCGCAGGCCAACCAGGTCGGCCGCTGGATCGCCATCGTGCTGCTCGCGGTGTTCGGCCTGACGCTGCTGATGCCGCGCTTCGCCGAACACCTGACGCGCCCGCTCGTCGCCGCCGGCAACCGGCTCACCGGACTCGCGCAGCGCGACGGCCGCCCGGCCGGCCCCGCGTCGTCGCTGCTGCTCGGCGTCGCGACGGGCCTGCTGTGGGCGCCGTGCGCCGGCCCGATCCTCGGGCTCGTGCTGACCGGCGCCGCGCTGCGCGGCGCGAACGTCGGCACGACGCTGCTGCTCGTCGCGTATGCGGCCGGCGCAGCGACGTCGCTCGCCGTCGCACTCGTGATCGGCGGCAAGGTGTTCGCCGCGATGAAGCGCTCGCTCGGCGCCGGCGAATGGATCCGGCGCGGGATCGGCGCGACGCTGCTGGCCGGCGTCGGCGCGATTGCGCTCGGCCTCGATACGGGCGCGCTCGCACAACTGTCGACCGTCGCCACCGGCGGACTCGAGACGAAGCTCATCGACCGGCTCGGCGGACGCTCGAACGGTGCGCCCGCAACGACGGCCGCCACGGGCAACGCTGCCGGCGACACGACCGGTAATGCAAGCGGCGGTGCGATGTTGGCCGCGACTGCCGATGGCGCGCAGGCCGGCGGTGCGATGATGCGCGCGGCCGACGTGAAGCCGTCCGCGCTGCCCGTCGAAGGCACGCTGCCGTCGCTCGACGGCGCCGTGCAGTGGCTGAACTCGCCGCCGCTGACGGCGGCCGGCCTGCGCGGCAAGGTCGTGCTCGTCGATTTCTGGACGTACTCGTGCATCAACTGCCTGCGCACGCTGCCGTACACCAACGCATGGGCGCGCAAGTACGCGCCGTACGGGCTCGTCGTGATCGGCGTGCACGCGCCGGAGTTCGCGTTCGAGCGCGACATCGGCAACGTGAAAAAGGCCGTGCACGACCTCGGCATCGACTACCCGGTCGCGATCGACAACGGTTATTCGATCTGGCGCGCGTTCGGCAACGAATACTGGCCCGCGCACTACTTCATCGACGCGCAAGGGCGCATCCGCCATCACCACTTCGGCGAAGGCGAATACGCACAGTCGGAACGCGCGATCCAGTCGCTGCTCGCCGAAGCCGGCCATCCGGAAGCGCTGAACGTGCCGCTCGGGCTGGCCGGTGCGCCCGCGAAGGGCGCGCTCGCGGCGGCGGATACCGCGGAGGTCCGCTCGCCCGAAACCTATGTCGGTTATGCACGCGCGGAAGACTTCTCGTCGCCGGGCGGCGTCGTGCGCGACGCGGCGCATCGCTACGACGCGCCGGCCCGCCCCGATCTCAACGACTGGGGCCTCGCCGGCACCTGGCAGGTCGGCGCCGAGCGTGCGTCGCTCGCCGCGCCGTCCGGCCGGATCGTCTACCGCTTCCATGCACGCGACCTGCACCTCGTGCTCGGCCCGGGCGCGAACGGCCAGCCCGTGCGCTTTCGCGTGACGCTCGACGGCGCGGCGCCCGGTGCCGCGCACGGCGCCGACGTCGATGCGCAGGGCTACGGCACGGTCACCGGGCAGCGCCTGTACCAGCTCGTCCGGCAGTCCGGCGCGATCGCCGACCGCACGTTCGCGATCGAGTTTCTCGATCCCGGCGTCGATGCGTACGCATTCACGTTCGGTTGA
- the msrB gene encoding peptide-methionine (R)-S-oxide reductase MsrB, whose amino-acid sequence MPTRRHLLFAGATGLATLAALSSAGRRALVGRAFAAQPAAPRTATPYEITLSDAEWHRRLTPAQYTILREAGTERPYSSPLNDEHRAGTFACAGCDLALFSSATKFDSHTGWPSFWKPLDHAVGTNADASFGMVRTEVHCRRCGGHLGHVFDDGPPPTGLRYCMNGLALAFHPAAA is encoded by the coding sequence ATGCCCACCCGCAGACATCTGCTGTTCGCCGGCGCCACCGGCCTCGCCACGCTCGCGGCGCTGTCGTCCGCCGGCCGCCGCGCGCTGGTCGGCCGCGCGTTCGCCGCGCAGCCGGCCGCCCCGCGGACGGCCACCCCATACGAAATCACCCTCAGCGACGCCGAATGGCATCGCCGGCTCACGCCCGCCCAGTACACGATCCTGCGCGAAGCCGGCACCGAGCGGCCGTACAGCAGCCCGCTGAACGACGAGCATCGGGCCGGCACGTTCGCGTGCGCCGGCTGCGATCTGGCGCTGTTCTCGTCGGCCACCAAGTTCGACAGCCATACGGGCTGGCCGAGTTTCTGGAAGCCGCTCGACCACGCGGTCGGCACCAACGCCGACGCGTCGTTCGGGATGGTCCGCACCGAAGTGCACTGCCGCCGCTGCGGCGGCCATCTCGGCCACGTGTTCGACGACGGCCCGCCGCCGACCGGCCTGCGCTACTGCATGAACGGGCTCGCGCTCGCCTTCCACCCGGCCGCCGCCTGA
- a CDS encoding TetR/AcrR family transcriptional regulator, translated as MPRTAPGRKELTHQRIVEAAARAIRRSGYGGTGVADIMKEVGLTHGGFYAHFASREAMLAEAADRAGAEALAASASIAACSPPEQALASLVRAYLSKEHVENPELGCPVVALGSEMPRQAPEVRRVSTRRIKEMIDLVARQSPDWGQPGAHETALVTVATMVGAILLARAVDDPKLSDALREATLKHLAPNVT; from the coding sequence ATGCCACGAACCGCACCCGGACGCAAAGAACTGACCCACCAACGCATCGTCGAAGCCGCCGCGCGCGCGATCCGACGCAGCGGCTACGGCGGTACGGGTGTCGCCGACATCATGAAAGAAGTGGGCCTGACACACGGCGGGTTCTATGCGCACTTCGCTTCTCGCGAGGCGATGTTGGCTGAGGCGGCGGACCGCGCGGGTGCGGAAGCCCTCGCCGCGTCGGCTAGCATCGCGGCTTGCTCCCCCCCAGAACAAGCATTGGCGTCGCTTGTCCGTGCTTATCTTTCCAAAGAGCACGTCGAAAACCCCGAGCTTGGGTGCCCTGTCGTTGCCCTCGGCTCGGAAATGCCGCGTCAGGCGCCCGAGGTTCGGCGTGTATCCACTCGACGCATCAAGGAAATGATCGATCTTGTTGCTCGCCAGTCGCCTGACTGGGGGCAACCCGGCGCGCATGAAACTGCGCTCGTTACCGTAGCCACGATGGTCGGAGCGATACTGTTGGCGCGTGCGGTTGACGACCCCAAGCTTTCGGATGCACTGCGAGAAGCAACGTTGAAGCATCTTGCCCCAAACGTCACTTGA
- a CDS encoding TetR/AcrR family transcriptional regulator yields MSTDRSNPDVRTRLIEATIRLLATNGPSEVKARSVSNEAGLSTMGVYNYFGGVPELLRAVADEGLRRLAAAFEQVPKTDDPLADLCAMALAHRDAARRNAHLYDLMFGLSIHSRYGPARVGASAVPSVHSPAFKAAFALLVDTCARLVETGCVRQTNPVHIGLQLWGAVHGFVTLELAGHFADVADPPSEILVPMCNNLVVGLGATRASVEAATSRVVGMRASTQEVESTAPTRKRRAT; encoded by the coding sequence ATGTCCACTGATAGGTCAAACCCTGATGTCCGCACCCGTCTCATCGAAGCAACGATTCGTTTGCTTGCGACGAACGGGCCCTCCGAAGTCAAGGCGCGCTCGGTATCGAACGAAGCAGGCCTGTCGACGATGGGTGTTTACAACTACTTCGGCGGTGTTCCGGAGTTGCTTCGGGCCGTTGCCGACGAGGGGCTCCGAAGGCTGGCCGCCGCCTTCGAACAGGTTCCGAAAACGGACGATCCGTTGGCCGATCTGTGCGCGATGGCGCTGGCGCACCGGGATGCCGCGAGACGCAATGCGCATTTGTACGACTTGATGTTCGGCCTCTCAATTCACAGCAGATATGGTCCGGCTCGGGTCGGCGCGAGCGCGGTCCCGAGCGTACATTCGCCAGCGTTCAAGGCGGCATTCGCCCTTCTGGTCGATACATGCGCTCGTCTGGTGGAAACCGGGTGCGTGCGGCAAACCAATCCCGTTCACATCGGCCTGCAACTTTGGGGCGCGGTGCATGGATTCGTCACGCTCGAGCTGGCGGGTCACTTTGCCGACGTGGCGGATCCGCCTTCGGAGATCCTGGTGCCGATGTGCAACAACCTGGTCGTCGGCCTCGGCGCGACGCGCGCAAGCGTCGAGGCCGCCACGAGCCGCGTCGTAGGCATGCGGGCGAGCACGCAGGAAGTCGAATCGACCGCGCCGACACGTAAGCGAAGAGCGACCTGA
- a CDS encoding enoyl-CoA hydratase/isomerase family protein — translation MTPAMPGRLDIEARGTVLIVRLDGGPLGLMGLNMANALAALVDKVESDDSVKAVVLTGTHPGRFIGHADVRWLQEGGKSIPEVGLGLASAIARASAAVRRVPPLAAVASVTPMEGGMQLDALHDTFLRMNRCGIIFVAALNGSALGLGSELAQACDVRLMADGDFFIGQPEILLGINPGGGGTQRLTRLVGAHRALMMMLEGRPVQPRKALEIGLVDEVVSPDELLDRAVELARYMSSRPRDAIAAIKRAVYLGGSMSLEEGLHVERTEFISISPTETAQSLMVEYLERTARDGDLPLYDPAVYKEALESGRFPLHSNGSKQ, via the coding sequence ATGACACCTGCGATGCCCGGGCGCCTCGATATCGAAGCCCGAGGCACCGTATTGATCGTGCGGCTGGACGGCGGTCCGCTGGGGCTGATGGGACTGAACATGGCCAACGCGCTCGCCGCGCTGGTGGACAAGGTGGAATCTGACGATTCCGTCAAGGCAGTCGTCCTGACAGGAACGCATCCGGGGCGATTCATCGGCCACGCGGACGTTCGCTGGCTGCAGGAGGGTGGCAAGAGCATACCGGAAGTGGGGCTGGGTCTTGCCTCCGCGATCGCGCGCGCTTCCGCCGCAGTTCGACGCGTGCCTCCGCTGGCGGCCGTCGCCTCCGTCACGCCGATGGAGGGCGGGATGCAACTGGATGCATTGCACGACACGTTCCTGCGGATGAATCGGTGCGGGATCATCTTCGTTGCCGCGCTCAACGGGTCGGCGCTCGGCCTGGGCAGCGAGCTTGCGCAGGCGTGCGACGTCCGCCTGATGGCGGATGGTGATTTCTTCATCGGGCAGCCGGAAATACTGCTCGGAATCAATCCCGGCGGCGGCGGCACGCAACGCCTGACTCGACTGGTGGGCGCCCATCGCGCCCTCATGATGATGCTCGAGGGGCGCCCGGTGCAGCCGAGAAAGGCGCTCGAAATCGGCCTCGTTGATGAAGTGGTATCGCCCGACGAACTACTCGATCGGGCCGTCGAACTTGCGCGATACATGAGTTCCCGTCCACGTGACGCAATCGCAGCGATCAAACGGGCGGTGTACCTCGGCGGCTCCATGTCGCTTGAGGAAGGCCTGCATGTCGAGCGCACGGAATTCATTTCTATCTCGCCGACCGAGACCGCGCAATCCTTGATGGTCGAATACCTCGAGCGTACCGCTCGCGACGGTGATCTGCCGTTGTACGACCCGGCCGTCTACAAGGAAGCGCTCGAGAGCGGCCGTTTCCCTTTGCACAGCAATGGTTCAAAACAATGA
- a CDS encoding alpha/beta hydrolase, whose product MSTLSIPQTPHRFTRREVQFVSGETYCTAWLYLPVGVKRPPVVVLGHGLGAVREMRLDAYSERFAAAGMAALAFTYRYFGDSGGTPRQLMSVKRQLADWDAALNFVKGCADVDGNRVAIWGSSFGGGHAIRVASRHPELLAAISQCPFTDGLASAVALGVRASMRMTPVVMRDFAAKLFGRPPVMVPIAATPGQPALMNAHDALSGYLALVPKGLKFVNHVSARVIPEIATYRPGRSAAKVRSPILFCVSTTDTVTPADRTIALVKHAPRGEIKLYGAGHFDFYLGEPFERLVSDQVRFLTEHLLGSSAR is encoded by the coding sequence ATGAGCACCCTTTCAATCCCACAGACGCCTCACCGGTTCACGCGCCGGGAAGTGCAGTTCGTCTCCGGCGAAACTTACTGCACGGCGTGGCTCTACCTGCCGGTCGGCGTGAAGCGGCCGCCGGTCGTCGTGCTCGGGCACGGGCTCGGCGCGGTTCGAGAAATGCGTTTGGATGCCTATTCCGAACGGTTTGCAGCGGCAGGCATGGCCGCATTGGCGTTCACGTATCGCTATTTCGGCGACAGCGGCGGCACACCCAGGCAACTGATGTCTGTGAAACGTCAGCTTGCCGACTGGGACGCGGCACTGAATTTCGTCAAAGGGTGTGCCGACGTCGACGGAAACCGCGTCGCGATCTGGGGGAGTTCGTTCGGCGGGGGGCACGCCATTCGCGTGGCCAGCCGTCATCCCGAACTGCTGGCAGCGATTAGCCAGTGTCCGTTTACAGACGGTCTGGCCTCCGCGGTTGCGTTGGGCGTGCGGGCATCGATGCGCATGACCCCTGTCGTCATGCGTGATTTCGCGGCGAAGCTGTTTGGCCGTCCGCCCGTGATGGTGCCGATAGCCGCCACGCCCGGCCAGCCGGCATTGATGAACGCACACGATGCGCTGTCGGGTTATCTGGCGCTGGTGCCCAAGGGGTTGAAGTTCGTCAATCACGTATCGGCGAGAGTGATTCCTGAAATTGCGACTTACCGGCCCGGACGCTCGGCTGCGAAGGTCCGGTCGCCCATCCTGTTTTGTGTCAGCACGACGGATACGGTTACTCCGGCGGATCGGACCATCGCGCTGGTCAAGCACGCGCCGCGCGGCGAAATCAAGCTGTACGGTGCCGGACATTTCGACTTCTATCTGGGCGAGCCCTTCGAACGCCTGGTGTCTGACCAGGTTCGCTTCTTGACCGAACACCTGCTCGGATCCTCGGCGCGCTGA
- a CDS encoding class I adenylate-forming enzyme family protein: MRFSKLPDLRAASAPDAPCIADASTALSNREFHARVVEAAEVFANLGVGAGDVVAVMLPNRVEFVVAMFAAWRLGAAVTPVKPSLTSKEATHQIVDSGAKLVIDVAGDEVVPGINSVAVAALRRVARDTREPFDNPAALALLIYTSGTTGLPKGVMLDHANVEAMSEMGLRSLDVTSADHSMLVLPLFHVNGIMVSTLMPLLAGGRVMLRERFDIDTFFDDVERCRPTFFSGVPTIYALLNALPDHVKPDTSSLRYGICGAAPAPADLLKSFETRYGFPLIEGYGLSEGTCGSTINPFDGVRKAGTVGLPFAGQRIAIADPDGTHLPQGSTGEVLIQGPNIMRGYLGRPEETAKTIVDGWLHTGDIGRIDEDGYLSIVGRLKEMIIRGGENIYPKEIEDALSEFPGVLEAAVIGAADETFGEIVIAYVASRPGFTCVEAELREHCAVRLTRYKRPVAINVVDSLPKNAVGKIDKLKLRDMWSTASR, encoded by the coding sequence ATGCGCTTTTCCAAACTTCCCGACCTGCGCGCGGCGTCGGCGCCCGACGCGCCATGTATCGCGGATGCCTCTACCGCCCTGTCCAACAGGGAGTTTCACGCCCGGGTCGTCGAGGCGGCAGAGGTGTTCGCGAATCTGGGCGTAGGGGCGGGAGACGTCGTCGCGGTCATGCTGCCGAACCGGGTGGAGTTCGTCGTGGCGATGTTCGCCGCATGGCGTCTGGGCGCTGCAGTCACGCCTGTCAAGCCCAGTCTGACGAGCAAGGAGGCCACCCATCAAATCGTCGATTCCGGCGCGAAGCTCGTCATCGACGTGGCCGGTGACGAGGTCGTTCCCGGTATTAATTCCGTGGCGGTTGCAGCACTGCGGAGGGTAGCGCGCGACACCCGGGAGCCGTTCGACAATCCTGCGGCACTGGCATTGCTGATCTACACGAGCGGCACGACCGGCCTACCCAAGGGCGTGATGCTGGATCATGCCAACGTCGAAGCCATGTCGGAAATGGGACTGCGCTCGCTCGACGTCACGTCGGCGGACCACAGCATGCTGGTTTTGCCGCTGTTCCATGTCAACGGCATCATGGTCAGTACCCTCATGCCGCTTCTCGCCGGTGGCCGCGTCATGCTGCGCGAGCGGTTTGACATCGACACATTCTTTGACGATGTCGAGCGATGTCGACCGACGTTCTTTTCCGGCGTACCGACGATCTACGCGCTGCTCAACGCGCTGCCAGACCATGTCAAACCCGACACGTCGAGCCTGCGGTACGGGATCTGCGGCGCGGCACCCGCGCCTGCGGATCTACTGAAAAGCTTCGAGACCCGCTACGGGTTTCCGTTGATCGAAGGGTACGGACTGTCCGAAGGCACCTGTGGCTCGACCATCAACCCGTTCGACGGCGTGCGCAAGGCCGGTACGGTTGGCCTGCCTTTCGCCGGTCAACGGATTGCGATCGCCGATCCGGACGGAACGCACTTACCGCAGGGTTCGACTGGCGAAGTGCTGATCCAGGGCCCCAACATCATGCGCGGCTATCTCGGCAGGCCCGAGGAAACGGCGAAGACCATTGTTGACGGCTGGCTGCACACGGGTGACATCGGGCGTATTGACGAGGACGGTTACCTTTCCATCGTCGGACGCTTGAAAGAGATGATCATTCGCGGCGGCGAAAACATCTATCCGAAGGAAATCGAAGACGCGTTGTCCGAATTCCCGGGCGTGCTCGAAGCGGCGGTGATCGGCGCCGCCGACGAGACGTTCGGCGAAATCGTCATTGCCTACGTCGCATCCCGCCCGGGATTCACGTGCGTGGAGGCCGAACTACGGGAACACTGCGCGGTCCGTTTGACGCGCTACAAGCGACCCGTGGCGATCAACGTCGTCGACAGCCTCCCCAAGAACGCGGTGGGGAAGATCGACAAGCTGAAGCTGCGCGACATGTGGTCGACCGCCAGCAGATGA